A single genomic interval of Armigeres subalbatus isolate Guangzhou_Male chromosome 1, GZ_Asu_2, whole genome shotgun sequence harbors:
- the LOC134217597 gene encoding E3 ubiquitin-protein ligase TRAIP-like — protein sequence MNFSCTICTDIFVSSVDVHVTPCGHAFHYACILQWLERSKSCPECRNKCIAKDLTKLYLNDVTNGDNRDNVTLRLQNLDNMKLSLREKDIKIKRLMKAEESHKGERNKLRKKIASLQGTIEGLDCVISTLRSEVWRLRGEQSEYEKAKEELEKMEKKMRLVRTIEFAIDSSSEETEALVASNSNRHTLAVLATSLKRELQASEFKREELRNQVKSCQNDLNKERKKYREMEDKLSTADSEIHDLRNRLDKTSKKPDDSDDNSDANIDDEVRKILESDSPFLPIKSCAFGLHPNFLRNYYAKKSGEPESSVKRSLMNAFGDPSGKWFNGPALKDRRPSENEPNPSGSWKPLGKENLPFSGRIVTISRKGGSDRKMFDMEHLMLPDV from the coding sequence ATGAACTTCTCGTGCACTATTTGTACGGATATTTTTGTATCATCCGTTGATGTCCATGTTACGCCCTGTGGCCATGCGTTCCATTACGCTTGCATTCTTCAGTGGCTGGAGCGATCCAAATCATGTCCGGAATGTCGCAACAAATGTATTGCGAAGGATTTGACCAAGCTCTACTTGAACGATGTCACAAATGGAGACAATCGTGACAATGTTACGTTGAGGTTGCAAAATCTGGACAATATGAAATTATCGTTAAGAGAAAAGGACAtaaaaataaaacgtttgaTGAAGGCAGAAGAATCACACAAGGGTGAGCGCAACAAGCTGAGGAAAAAAATAGCATCGCTACAGGGAACGATCGAAGGCCTGGATTGCGTGATCTCTACGTTGCGTAGCGAAGTCTGGAGGCTCCGAGGCGAACAGAGTGAATACGAGAAGGCAAAAGAGGAATTagagaaaatggaaaaaaagaTGCGGCTTGTGAGGACCATCGAATTTGCTATCGATTCTTCCAGCGAGGAGACCGAGGCATTGGTGGCAAGCAACAGCAATCGTCATACGCTGGCCGTGTTGGCGACTTCGCTGAAGCGGGAACTGCAAGCCAGCGAATTTAAGAGGGAGGAGCTTCGAAATCAGGTCAAATCATGCCAGAACGATTTAAATAAGGAAAGGAAGAAATATAGGGAAATGGAAGACAAGCTGTCCACGGCAGATAGTGAAATCCATGATCTGCGAAATAGATTGGACAAAACATCCAAGAAACCTGACGACAGCGATGATAATTCGGATGCGAATATAGATGATGAAGTGCGCAAAATTCTAGAGTCGGATTCACCATTCTTGCCGATTAAATCATGCGCATTTGGACTGCATCCGAATTTTTTACGGAACTACTATGCAAAAAAATCCGGTGAACCTGAATCAAGCGTCAAACGATCACTGATGAATGCATTCGGAGATCCAAGTGGTAAGTGGTTCAATGGTCCTGCATTAAAAGACCGGCGGCCATCGGAAAATGAGCCCAATCCATCCGGATCATGGAAACCGTTGGGAAAGGAAAATCTCCCTTTTTCTGGCAGGATTGTTACGATAAGCCGCAAAGGAGGAAGTGATCGGAAAATGTTTGATATGGAACATTTGATGTTACCGGACGTTTAG